The window TGCTCAGTGCCGGGGTCAGCGGCTACGGCACGGCGAGCGAGGCGCTGTACTTCGAGCGCGACGGCCGGCGCTTGGCGCCCGACCTCGTGTTGTTGGCGTTCTATCCGGGCAACGACGTGAAGAACAACAGTCCGACTCTCGAGGACACGTTGCCTCCGGTCTACGCCGCGGACGGTACCCTCGAGCGGGTGGGTCATGGCAGACGCAAGCGCGAGGTCGGCGGCCGCCTGGGGTCGCACGCTTACGAGTACGTGCGGCAGCTCGTGTTGTTGCGGCACCCGGCGCTGGCGCAGACGCTGGCCGAGAGGGGTTTGGTGCGGCGCGACGCGCTGCGCCCGGCGCGGCTGCGCGACGGGGTACCGGTGGACTACGGCGTGTATGCGGCGAGTGTCGATGCGGAGTGGGCGGACGCCTGGGGTCGCACGGAGTCGCTGCTCGAGCGCTTGCGGGCATCGTCGGTGGCGGCGGGGGCGGGTTTCGCGGTGGTGATTCTGTCGACGCGGGATCAGGTGTACCCCGAGTCGTGGGCGCAGATCGTTGCGGCCAATCCGGGGATGCAGGGGCGGCAGTGGGATCTCGACGGGCCGCAGCGGCGGGTCGAGCAGTGGTGTGCGGCACGCGGCGTGCCGTGCCTGGCGATGGCGCCGGTGTTCCGGGCGGCGGCGACGGAGGGTAGCGAGCCGCTGCACTTTCCGCGCGACGGGCACTGGACGGTTGCGGGCCACCGGCTCGGGGCCGAAGAGATGGCAAACTTTATCGAGCGGCATCGGTTGGTGCCGCCGGCGAGAGGGAGGACGGAATCGTGAAACAACTCACCGAAGGCATCAAGCACCGTTTTGGCATTGCCAGCGAGTTGATGAGCTTCCTGTGGCAACGGCGCCTGTGGTGGCTCATTCCGATGGTCTTCGTGCTGCTGGTTTTCGGCGGCCTGATGGTGACCGCGCAGAGCTCGGCACTTGGGCCGTTTATCTACACTTTGTTCTAGGAGTCGCGTGGGTTACGGGCTTGGCATCACCGGCCCGAGTTGGGTCGGTCGGGCGGGGTTGTTGCTCGCCTTGCTTGCCCCGGTGAGTCCCGGACCCGCCGCGGCAGCGACGTTGTACGTCCGGGTCGGCGGCGATGATGCCCAGGAAGGCAGGTCGCCGGTGACCGCATTGCGGACGATCACGCGCGCGGCGGCAATTGCCCAGCCCGGCGACGACATAATCGTAGGCCCGGGAGTCTACGTCGAGGGCGATGTCAGACCGGGGGCCTTCGGGCATGTCGGTTTCGTTGCCGACCGCCGCGGCACCCTGGTGGGAGATCCTCCCGGAGACGTGGTTCTCGACGCCTCCGACAGAAGTACCGGGTTCGAGTTGAACGGAAAGATAGCAGTGCGCATCGACGGCTTCGTCGTGCATGGAGCGGGGGAAGGTATCTACGTGAAGAGCGGTTCCCACGCGGCTGTGATTGTCAATAACATCGTGTGCAACAATCGACGAAACGGAATCTACGTCCAGGATTCCCAGAACGCGACGATCTTCAACAACCTCGTCTATAACAATGGGCGGTCTGGAATCCTCGTGGGTGGCAACACGGATGGTTCCCCGGGGGTTCGCATCGTCAACAACACGGTGTACGGGAGCCTGAACCGCGGCATCTTCCTGGCCGGTGCCCGCTTGGAGTCGCCCGACGCGAGGGTGCTGAATAACATTGTGGCGGAGAACCGTTTTGGGGGGATTCAAGTCAATGCGGTCGCAAGGGAGGGGTACCTGAGTGCCGGCAATGTCGTCGGCGACCGGGTGGCATCCGGGACCCCGACAGATGTCACCGACGTCATGGCGGACCCCCTGTTGGTCAACCCGGCCGGTGTGGACGGCGTCCTCGGGGGGATCGGGTATGCTGACGACGATTTCCACCTCGGCAATCCGGCCTCCGGACAGCCCAAGAAGAGCCCGGCGATCGACGCAGGGTCGAGTCGTTCCATCTTCCTCAAACTGAACCGCGCCAGTACGAGAACCGACAAGCGACCCGACACGGGATATGTCGATGCCGGGTATCACTACGGGAACTTCGACGAGGTGCCCGTGCAACCCGAGCGCTTCCTGCGCCTAAAACCAATATACGTGGATGTCGACCGCGGCGCGGACAAGAACGATGGGCGCACGGCCGCGACCGGCGTGCGGACAGTGGCACGAGCGTTAGAGATCGCACGACCGGGGCACCGTATCGTGTTGATGCCGGGCCTGTACGCCGAGGGCGACCTGACTCCCGCCAGTTCGGGCACCTCGGGGCGGGCAATCGTGCTCACGGGGCGCCCGGGGGCGGTGATTGATGCCACCGGGTTCAGTCAGGCGTTTCGTCTTGTCGGTCGGGCGCACGTGACCCTCGATGGTTTAGCGATTACCGGCGCTTCGCAAAATGGTGTCGAGATCCGAAGCGGGTTTAGTGCCGGCAAGATCAGTGACGGTGCATACGACGTGGTAATCCGCCGGTGCCGCATTTATGGCAACTCCCGGCGGGGTGTGTACGTGGAGAGCGCAACGGGCGTTCGGGTCGAGGCCACGACGATCGAGGACAATGGATCGCGCGGTTTGCAGATTGAGAGCAGCGAGGTCGGCGTCCTTCGTAGCGTTATTCGACGGAACCCGGACAGCGGCCTCTGGGCACTGGTTGGGTCGACCGTGTCGCTTACAGACACGGTCGTCACCGACAATGCCGATAACGGTGTAGTGGCGTGGCAGAGCTCCGTATCCTTGACCGGGTGCACCGTGACCGGGAGCCGTGACGGGTTGCGGCAGAGTGCCGGTACGTTGCAGGTCGTCGGTTCCCGCATCTACGGCAATACGCGCCGGGGCATTTACGTCGACGGTGCCGCCCGCTGTAGCGTCCAGGCTGTCACGATCGAGGACAACGGGTCGCGGGGCCTGCTGATCGAGGGCAGCGATGCGCAGGTGAGCAGCAGCGTGGTTCGTCGTAACCGCGATAGCGGCATATGGGCGGCTCTGGGATCCAGGGTGTCGCTGGTCGACACCGATGTGATCGACAACTCCGACAATGGGGTGTTGGTCTGGCAGAGCGATTTCACGATGACCGGCGGTACCGTGTCGGGGAGCCGCGACGGCGGCGTGCGGTTCAGTAAGCTATCGACCGGAACGTTGAGCGATGTCCTGGTGCGAGATCACGAGAACGCCGGTGTGCAGGTAGTGTCGAGCGTTGTGTCGATTGCCGGAGGGGAAATCGCTGCGACCGGCGGTCGTGGGGTCCAGGCTTACGTGGATGCGGTAGAGCCCGGGCGCACGGCGGTTACGGTCACGGCGATACCCATCTGCGGACACGCCCTTGCAGGGATTGACGTCACCGATACCGATCTTGCGCTGACGGACGTGCGGGTGTGCGACAACGGCCGGGACGGGGTGCGGCAGACCGGCGGCACTCTGGATGTGGTGCGCGGCGTTGTGACAGGCAATCAGGGGAAGGGCATCACGGTAGACAAGGCGAAGACCGTAGTAGTCGAGGACACGAGCATCGCTGATAATGCCGACAACGGCCTCCAGATCGTCGCTGCCGAAGGGCCGGTAATTGGGGGATGCACGCTCAGCGGAAACCTCGGCGACGGCGCAACGATTCTCGACTCCGACTCGCCGATGATTTGGAACAACCTTGTGGTCCGCAACCGGTCGACGGGCGTGCTGGTGAGCGGTGAATCGAGTGGTTCGCCAAAGGCACGCGTCCTGAACAATACCTTTTATGCGAATGGCAACCGCGGCCTCCTTCTTGGTGGCAGCGACTTGAAACCACCTTCGATCGACGGCGTCGTCCTGCGAAACGTCTTTCAGGGCAATGGTACTGCGGGTTTGCAGGTGAACAGGCTCTCGCTGCCCGGCTTCGTCGGCAACTTCAATCAATCGGCGGATCCGTACGGTCCGGGTACCCCGGTTGGAGTGCGAGACATCCTTGGCCCCGCAGGTTTCGTCGACCCGGCGGCGGGCGATTTTCGACTCAGTCAGCGTACGTCCGGGCAGAGCGTCACGAGCCCAGCCGTGGACGCCGGCGGGGTCGATGTCGCCGACGCGGGTCTGACGGGAACGACCACGCGAACGGACGGACGACCGGACGTCGGCCCGGTGGATCTCGGTTACCACTATCGCCCATGACTCACCGCGGACCGGGACCGCACCGCCTTGCGTACGTCATCAAGTCGATGAGTGTGGGCGGTAGCCAGACGCACCTGATGCAGGTGTTTCGTCTCATCGACCGGGACCGGTTTGCGCCGGCCCTGTACTGCCTCGGCAATGACGGTGCGTTGCTCGACGAAGTTCGTGCCCTCGACGTTCCGGTGTTTACACCCGGCGCCGGCGCGACCTTCAAGGGATTCGGCCTCTTGTCCCGAGTCGCCAGATTGCGCCGGGCCTTCCGAGATCACCGCCCGGGTATCGTCCACAACTATCTGCTGCGCGCCAATCTCGCCGGTTCGATCGGCGCCCGCCTCGCCGGGGTGCCGGTTGTGCTGTGCAGCAAACGAGGCTGCCACGAACGCCGCGGCGCCAAGTTGATGGCGGCCAAAATCGGCAATTACCTCGCGGATCGGGTGACGGTGAACGCCAACGCGGTGCGCGACTTCGTTCACGCCAACGAGGGCTGCCCGCTCGACAAGATGACGGTGATTCCGAGCGGCATCGATACGAACCGTTTCCGGCCCCGCGGTGCGGGATCGTTTTGCGAGCGGGTCGGACTGCCGGCGGATAGATGTCTGGTTGGGTCTGTGACCCGCTCCCGCGCCGTCAAGGGTGTCGAGGACTTCCTGCGGGCGGTTGCCCTGGCGCGGCGCGAGCACCCCGAGGTGTACGCAGTGGTCATCGGCGAGGTGGTCATGGACGATTCGTTGCGCGCGCTCGTCCGCGAGATCGGGCTCGACGGAGAGATCGCGTTGTTGGGCCGGCGGTCTGACATGCCCGAGGTGTACGGTGCGATCGACCTGCTGGTGTCGTCGTCTCGTGGCGAGGGCATGTCGAACGCGATCCTGGAAGCGATGGCGACGGAGATTCCGGTAGTGGCGACGGCGGTTGGAGGGACCGTTGAGGTGGTCGATCACGGCCGCAGCGGCTTGCTCGTCCCGCCGCAGGACCCCGCGGCGCTTGCTGCCGCGATCGCCGTCGTGACGAAAGACCGGGCGCAGGCGCGCGCGATGGGTCGGGTTGGACGGCGCATAGTCGAGGAGCGTTACTCGGCCCACGCCATGGTGCGACAGATGGAGAGGCTTTACGAAAGCTTGCTCGCGCGTCGCGCCGGAGTGTTGGCCGGAGAGGAGCGGGTGGCGGCATGACCGAGCGTAAGAGCGATCGTCCCCACGTTGTACTCGTCGTCATCGATGCCGCTCGGGCGGATCACTTTTCGGCCTACGGCTACGCGCGCGAGACCACGCCGTTTCTCGACAGAGTGGCGCGGGAGGGAGTGCGCTGCACGCACGCTGTGGCGACGGCCCCGGGTTCGCTGGCGGCGCACGCGTCGTTGTTCACGGGCCTGCACGCGGTCACGCACGGCGTCAGCGACGAGCGTCCGCGTCTGCGCGCCGAACCGCGGGTGCTGGCCGAGTGCCTGCGTGATGCCGGCTACCGCACCGCTGCGTTTTGCACGAACCCGGCTGTGAGCCCGGAGACCGGTTTCGATCGTGGTTTCGACGTGTTCGTCACGCAGCGACCGGCCGGCCGTCTGGCCGGAAGAGCTATCTCCTACGGCCGGCGTGCCGGGGATCGACTTCTGCGCCGGGACGACGCCGGGGCAAGACGGACTAACGAGGCTCTGGAGGCGTGGGTCGAGGGGGGGCAAGGCCCGTTCTTCGCCTTCGTGCATTACAACGAAGCGCAGGCCCCTTTCAGGTTACCGCATCCGTATGACCGCCACTTTCTCACCCGCACGGTGGCCTCGGCGCAGGTGCGATCGGTCAACCGTGAAATCCTCCACTTTGCGGCCGATCCGGAAAGCCTTACCGGCGCCGACTGGTCGGTGTTTGCGGCCCTGTACGATGCGGCCCTGCGCTACATCGACATGCGGCTGGAGGAGATTGCCGCGTGGTTGCAACTTCGGGGGTGGTGGGACGACACCTTGTTCGTGGTTACCGCGGACCACGGGCAGAGTCTGGGCGAGCACGGTCGCGTCGGGCATAACCTCGACCTGAGCGACAGTGTCCTCAGGGTTCCGCTGATTCTGCGCTGCCCGGGGCGAGTACCGCAGGGGTTCGTCAGCGAGGAGGTGGCGCAGTCGATCGATCTGATGCCCACTATTCTAAGGCTCGCCGGCGTGGAGCCTCCGGAGGGCCTGCACGGACACGCGTTGCTGGAGCGGGGACGCGCTACGCGCGGGCCGGATTTCGCGGTCGCCGAACGTTACCGCCCCAGGTTAACGGGCTTACTGCGGAAGTTCCCCGGTCTGGACGTGCGCGGTCTCGACGTGCGCGAGAAGGCGATCCGCACGCGCCGTTACAAGTACGTGTGGCGCTCCGACGAGTGCAATGCGTTCTTCGACCTGCAGGCCGATCCGGGTGAGAGCGCCAATTTGATCGAGTCTTACGGAGCCGAGGCCGAAGCGCTGCGCGAGCGATTGTTCGATTGGCTCGCCTCGGTCGAGAAGTTCGACTTCCACGGCGCCGAGGATGCGGTGTCGGGGACGCCGCGCGGACGGCGGGGAAGCGATCGCGCTGCCGGTACCGCGGGCCTCTAGTGGGATGGTCGGGAATCGAAGGACATCGATGAAAACGATGCCAGCCGCCTCTGGGGCGGATGGAAGAACATCAACGAACTCATCTCCGATACCGGTCGAGCTAAGGATGTCCTGGTGTCCCAGAGGCCGTCTCGAGGCGCAGGGCGGGAGTCGTTCGACTTCCTGCTAGGGCGGGGTCGGGGAACGGGAGTGAAGTGTGGGAGCGGAGATCGAGGTGCGCGGCAGCCGCGACCCGTGGCTGTTGGCTGTGCTGGCCGTTACGGCTGCGCTGGGGCTCTACCAGCTCGATTGGGGGCTGCCCAACGGCAACAACTCATGGGCCGCGGATGCGCTTGGTCCGTTGACGGTCCTGAGCATTGCACGGCGTTCTTTCGGCGCGTGGAACTCAGGCTGGTTCTATTTCAAGTATCCCCTCGGCTATCCGCTTCTTCTACTCGCCACGTACGCTCCCTACTTGACCTGGCTGAAGGTGACGGGGCAGTGGGAGCACCCGCAGAGCGCGTACCCATACGGGTTTGCCGACCCGGAGGCCGCTCTGTACGCCCTGGCGATGCTCGGGCGAGGACTCAGTGTGCTGCTCACACTCGGTACGGTGGCATGCGTCTACGGCATGGGGCGGCGGCTCCTGGGACGTTCGGCCGGGATCCTGGCAGCCTGGTTTACGGCGACCGCATACCCGGTGATTTACTATGCGCACACGACGAATCTGGACGCCGCGTACCTTTTCTGGCTGACCCTGGGACTGTGGGCCACCATCGTGGCGACCGAGGAAAGCAAGAGGCGCTGGGCGTTCGTCGTCGTCGGAATTGCCGCGGCCATGGCGATGGCGACCAAGGAGCAGGGATATGCGCTGCTGCTGGCGTACGCCGCGCTGATTGCCGTCTACGCCTGGCGCGCACAGCCGGCCTCGACGGCACTCTGGGTGCGTGCCTGGCGGTCGGTGTGGAATACGGGGACACGAACAGGTCTGGCGGCGGCGGTAATCACGATGGCGCTGGCGAGCAATGTCATGGTCAATCCGCAGGGGGCCGTGAATCGTTTTCTGAATCTCGCCGGGCGCGAGGTGCCGGGCGTGACGGCCCGGTTCACTCCGGTGGAGTTCGCCCTCTTCAAGGGTGCGGCCAAGGAATGGCAATACTTGCGCCAGGCGGGCGACGCCCTGGAGAGCAGTCTGGGGTTGCCGCTGTTGGCGGTGGCGCTGGCGGGCCTCGCGTTCGTGGCGGTGGCCCGACCGCGGGCCCGTTTGCGGCTGTTGCTGCCGGTGGTCGCTTACTATTTCGTGTCGTTGCGCACCCACGATCTGATCATGCTGCGTTACACGTTGCCGCTGCAGATGCTGTTAGCGGTGTCGGCGGCGGCCCTGTGCGCGGCGGTCGTCGCCGCGCGCCCGCGCTCCGGCGGAGTGGTGGTCGCGGCGTTGATGGCGCTGGCGCTCGCACGCGGCATCGAGCTCGACCTGTTGCTGAGTCGCGACTCGCGATACGCGGCCGAGACGTGGATTGCGGCGCGGCGATTCTCGCCGGCGTCGATCGAGACCTATCAGAAGCCGGTGTACCTGCCGCGGCTGGATGGTCTGGGCACGACGATAGCGTTGCGCGACCGGTCCCTCGAAGGCATCGCGGCCCGGCGGCCGGCGGCGGTGATCCTGAGTTCGGCGGCGCGCAAGGGGATCACGCACCGGTGGAATCCAGACTGGCGGCAGGGCAACACCTTACTGGTCGAGTCGCCGCCCGCGGCTGCCCTGCTGAGCGCTCTGGAAGAGGAGCGGTTGCCGTACCGCCGGCTGGCGCAGTTCTCGCAAACCCCGATGCTCTTGCGGGTGCGCATCACCAGCCTGTGCCCAACCATCTCGGTGTACGGCCGGGTCGATAGCTGAAAGCGGTCAGAGGATCGGATGCCAAGACAATCGTCTCAGGAGGCGAAGGTGACGGCGCCGGAACCGCACGAGGGGAAGCCGCGATACGCCAACGTGTGGAAGGTGTGGTTGCCGATCCCGCTCCTGCTGCTGGTGCTCGATCTGACCTTCAACCTCTGGTTCTGGCAGATTCCGAAGCTCACCGGGATGGGTGACTGGGGTTACCAGTTTCACATCGACCTGCAGAGGCTCTACGCCCCGAAGCCGCCCGGCACGCTGCGGGTGGTTGCTTTCGGCAGCTCGGTGTCGGGTTCCTTCGACGCGTACCAGGTGCAGTCTCTTCTCGACGCGGTCGAACCGGGAATGGAAGTCCACCGTCTCATGAAGCCGGGGATCAAGCCCACGGACTACAGACTCCTGTTCGAGGCCCAGGGCGCGCGGATGCAACCCGACGTCGTGGTCTTCACTTTCAATCTGCTCGACTTCCTCAACCCGAGCTTCGAGCGGGGCTTTCGGAAGGCGGTGCGCGACGCACTGCCGCCGTGGGCGGTACTGACGACGCGTTACGACGCTCTGCCGACGCTCGGCGACAAGCTCGATCTGGCGGCGGCATCGGCGAGCAATCTGTACCGGTACCGTAAGGAGATCGATGCGGCGGCCGGCGGACACCTGCGTGCTGTCCTGCAGTGGAGCCGCAGCCGGCCCCCGCGCGGCGCGTACGGTGTGTACGCCGACGGCCATACCGCGCAGCGTTTCGGGCTGCCGGTAACGGCGGGCCGGCCGGAGGTCGTCGAGTATTACGTGGACCCCCACTGGATCGCGCAGCGCGGGCGCGTGACGTTGAGGTTCTCCCTTGGCGGGCGGAGCGCCGCCGAGCGCGTCGAAGTCGATCCGGGATGGAAGCGCGCGATCATAGATGTGCCGGCCGGGGGTGCGCCGGTGTTGGACGTCGTCGCCGACAGTGTCTGGAGCCCGCGGGCCGGCGGCGGCAGCGAAGATCCGCGTCTCCTCGCCGTGCGCTTGCGTGAGGTGCCGCCAGTCGCGTCGCAAAACGGTGCGCGGCCCCAGTTCCGTTATCCGCCCTACCTGGACGGCGAACTTCAACCGTTCCTGCGCATGGGCGACAAGCTCGGCGAGGCCTTCGCGGTCCGCTGGCAGGAGGTGCTGAACGCACCGAATGCCTTCGGCAAGCGGTTCCGGTCATATCGCGATGCGAAGCTGCACATTCGCGACGAGGTGTTCCAGCCGACCGGGGAATATGCCGAGGTCGAGCGCCTGGTGGCGTCGCTGGCCGAGCGCGGCGTGACGGTGATTCTGGTCAACACGCCCGAGAGTCCGTGGCTACTGCGCGACTACGAGTCGACGCCGTATTACCGCGCCTACGTGCAGTTCTTCGAGGGGTTGGCCACGACCTATCCGAACGTGCGCTTTTACGATCTCCGGGGTGCGTTGCCGGCGGAGGACTTCAACGACTGGCACCACCCGAACTTCGTCGGTGGGATCAAGCTCGGTCCGCGTTACGCCGATATGTTGAAATCCGCGCGCGCGGATCGCGAGCGCCGCAGCGGACGGGGGGCGTGAGCAGTGCTGTTCAATTCGATTCATTTCCTCCTCTTCTTGCCTATTGTCCTGCTCGGGGTTGCGGTACTGCCGGCGCGCTGGCGCAACCCGTTTCTGCTCGTCGCGAGCTATTACTTCTACGGGTCCTGGGATTGGCGCTTCCTGAGTCTCATCTTTCTGACGACGACGGTCGACTATACGGTCGGCCACTTGATGTACGACACCCGCGACCCGGGGCGGCGTAAGATCATCCTCACGGTGGCGATTTGCATCAACCTCGGCATCCTCGGGATCTTCAAGTACTTCAACTTCTTCGTGCAGTCCGCCATGACGGCCCTCAATGCGGTCGGCTTGCATGCCTCGCCGTGGACGCTGTCGATTATCTTGCCGGTAGGGATTTCGTTCTACACGTTCCAATCGATGTCTTACGCCATCGACATTTATCGGCGGGAGATGGAGCCGGCGCGCCACTTCTGGGACTTCGCGTTGTACGTGGCGTATTTTCCTCAGTTGGTCGCCGGACCGATCGAGCGCGCTACCCATCTGCTTCCCCAGATCCTGCAGCCGCGGCCGGTGACCGCGGAACGGGTGAATATAGGACTGATGCTGATGATGCTGGGGTTTGCGAAGAAGGTACTCATCGCCGATACGGTGGCCGACGATGTCGATCGCATTTTTGCCGATCCCGCCAGTCGGAGCGCCGGCGAGTTGCTGCGCGGCGCGTATCTCTTCGCGTTTCAGATCTACGGCGACTTTTCGGGATATTCGGACATCGCCAGGGGGGTGAGTGAGCTGTTCGGGGTACGGCTGATGATCAACTTCAATCAGCCTTACCTGTCGCAATCGATCACCGAGTTCTGGCGGCGCTGGCACATCTCATTGTCGGCCTGGCTGCGCGACTACCTCTATGTGCCCCTGGGCGGGAACCGGCTGGGCGAGTGGCGGACGTATCGCAACCTGATGCTCACCATGCTGATCGGTGGGCTGTGGCACGGTGCGAACTGGACGTTCGTGGTCTGGGGTGGACTGAACGGGCTCTATCTGGCTGTCGAGCGCCGGCTCGGCATCGGCCGCGTGGTCGAGCCGCTGCACGCGCGTCCTCTGTTGCGCTTCGTGCAGCAGGTGGCACTGGTGATCGTGACATTCCATCTGGTCACGCTCACGTGGGTATTCTTTCGGGCCGCCAGTGTCGACATAGCGTTCGCGTACGTTCTCGGCGTGTTCTCGGGCTCGGACCTGACTGCCGTCGGCATCCTACCGTTCGTCGTCGGCGCCGCGGTCCTGCTAATTGACGTGCCGCAGTACCTTACTCACGACCACGTCGTTTTTCTGAGGCTGCCGTGGTGGGTGCAATCGCCGGCTTACGCTACGGCGTGCCTTGCGCTGATTCTATACGGCGGCAAGGAAGTTCCGTTTATCTACTTCCAGTTCTAGTTCGCGCGGCGGAAATAAAGTGATCGAGGGAAGGGAACGCAAGCCAATGACCGCTCCAGAAACCAATGCTGTGACAGAGCCCGTGGTACGGAAGGCAAACGGCGAGGCGCCACGGCCGCGGGTCGTTGTGGTGATGCCGGCCTACAACGCCGAACGCACGCTGCACATGACATACATGGAGTTGCCCCACGACCGCGTCGATACGGTCATTCTGGTCGACGACGCCAGCAGCGACGATACCGTGGCTATTGCCAAGGCGCTGAATCTGAAGCTTTTTGTGCACGGCCGCAACTACGGCTACGGCGCGAACCAGAAGACCTGTTACACCGAGGCGTTGAGAGCCGGAGCGGACGTGGTTGTGATGGTTCACCCGGACTATCAGTACGACCCGCGTTTGCTGCCGGAATTGCTGGCGCCCCTGGAGCGTGGCGCCGCGGACGTGGTCCTCGGGTCCCGTCTGAAGAGCGGATCCGCCCTGCGCGACGGCATGCCGTGGTGGAAGTACTTTTCGAATCGGTTCTTGACCGGGGTCGAAAACCGGGTCTTCAATCTCAGACTTTCCGAGTACCACACCGGCTACCGGGCGTACACGCGGCAGGTACTGGAGACGGTGAACTTCCAGTTCAATGCCGACAAGTTCATTTTCGACCAGGAGATCGTCGCACAGATCGTCGACGCCGGGTTCCGCATTGCGGAGGTGCCGGTGCCGACCCGTTACTTCCCGGAGGCCTCGTCGGCGAGTTTCCTGGCCAGCAGCCGGTACGGGCTGGGAATTCTGTGGCTGATGGCGCGCTATGTCGCACACCGGCAGGGATGGTGGCGGCAGCGGCAGTTCGAAAGCCTGCGTGGGCGCTATTCCGAAGTCACCCCCTGAGGCGGCGGTAGCCGTGCGGTTCGTGCCCTGGGCGGTGGGCATCTGCGTTGCCCTTGCCGAGATGGGGCTGCTTGGTGTCATGGCGGCGCAGCGTATCGTCAATGCAGACGAAGGCTTTTACGCGTTGGCCGGGGCGCGGGTGCTCGGCGGTGGAGTGCCCTACGCGGATTTCTTCTTTCCGCAGATGCCCTACATGCCCTACCTGCAGGCGGCGGCCTTTGCGGTCGCCGGTCATTCCCTCCTGGTGG of the Candidatus Binatia bacterium genome contains:
- a CDS encoding DUF5989 family protein, translating into MSFLWQRRLWWLIPMVFVLLVFGGLMVTAQSSALGPFIYTLF
- a CDS encoding right-handed parallel beta-helix repeat-containing protein, yielding MGYGLGITGPSWVGRAGLLLALLAPVSPGPAAAATLYVRVGGDDAQEGRSPVTALRTITRAAAIAQPGDDIIVGPGVYVEGDVRPGAFGHVGFVADRRGTLVGDPPGDVVLDASDRSTGFELNGKIAVRIDGFVVHGAGEGIYVKSGSHAAVIVNNIVCNNRRNGIYVQDSQNATIFNNLVYNNGRSGILVGGNTDGSPGVRIVNNTVYGSLNRGIFLAGARLESPDARVLNNIVAENRFGGIQVNAVAREGYLSAGNVVGDRVASGTPTDVTDVMADPLLVNPAGVDGVLGGIGYADDDFHLGNPASGQPKKSPAIDAGSSRSIFLKLNRASTRTDKRPDTGYVDAGYHYGNFDEVPVQPERFLRLKPIYVDVDRGADKNDGRTAATGVRTVARALEIARPGHRIVLMPGLYAEGDLTPASSGTSGRAIVLTGRPGAVIDATGFSQAFRLVGRAHVTLDGLAITGASQNGVEIRSGFSAGKISDGAYDVVIRRCRIYGNSRRGVYVESATGVRVEATTIEDNGSRGLQIESSEVGVLRSVIRRNPDSGLWALVGSTVSLTDTVVTDNADNGVVAWQSSVSLTGCTVTGSRDGLRQSAGTLQVVGSRIYGNTRRGIYVDGAARCSVQAVTIEDNGSRGLLIEGSDAQVSSSVVRRNRDSGIWAALGSRVSLVDTDVIDNSDNGVLVWQSDFTMTGGTVSGSRDGGVRFSKLSTGTLSDVLVRDHENAGVQVVSSVVSIAGGEIAATGGRGVQAYVDAVEPGRTAVTVTAIPICGHALAGIDVTDTDLALTDVRVCDNGRDGVRQTGGTLDVVRGVVTGNQGKGITVDKAKTVVVEDTSIADNADNGLQIVAAEGPVIGGCTLSGNLGDGATILDSDSPMIWNNLVVRNRSTGVLVSGESSGSPKARVLNNTFYANGNRGLLLGGSDLKPPSIDGVVLRNVFQGNGTAGLQVNRLSLPGFVGNFNQSADPYGPGTPVGVRDILGPAGFVDPAAGDFRLSQRTSGQSVTSPAVDAGGVDVADAGLTGTTTRTDGRPDVGPVDLGYHYRP
- a CDS encoding glycosyltransferase translates to MTHRGPGPHRLAYVIKSMSVGGSQTHLMQVFRLIDRDRFAPALYCLGNDGALLDEVRALDVPVFTPGAGATFKGFGLLSRVARLRRAFRDHRPGIVHNYLLRANLAGSIGARLAGVPVVLCSKRGCHERRGAKLMAAKIGNYLADRVTVNANAVRDFVHANEGCPLDKMTVIPSGIDTNRFRPRGAGSFCERVGLPADRCLVGSVTRSRAVKGVEDFLRAVALARREHPEVYAVVIGEVVMDDSLRALVREIGLDGEIALLGRRSDMPEVYGAIDLLVSSSRGEGMSNAILEAMATEIPVVATAVGGTVEVVDHGRSGLLVPPQDPAALAAAIAVVTKDRAQARAMGRVGRRIVEERYSAHAMVRQMERLYESLLARRAGVLAGEERVAA
- a CDS encoding sulfatase-like hydrolase/transferase, whose protein sequence is MTERKSDRPHVVLVVIDAARADHFSAYGYARETTPFLDRVAREGVRCTHAVATAPGSLAAHASLFTGLHAVTHGVSDERPRLRAEPRVLAECLRDAGYRTAAFCTNPAVSPETGFDRGFDVFVTQRPAGRLAGRAISYGRRAGDRLLRRDDAGARRTNEALEAWVEGGQGPFFAFVHYNEAQAPFRLPHPYDRHFLTRTVASAQVRSVNREILHFAADPESLTGADWSVFAALYDAALRYIDMRLEEIAAWLQLRGWWDDTLFVVTADHGQSLGEHGRVGHNLDLSDSVLRVPLILRCPGRVPQGFVSEEVAQSIDLMPTILRLAGVEPPEGLHGHALLERGRATRGPDFAVAERYRPRLTGLLRKFPGLDVRGLDVREKAIRTRRYKYVWRSDECNAFFDLQADPGESANLIESYGAEAEALRERLFDWLASVEKFDFHGAEDAVSGTPRGRRGSDRAAGTAGL
- a CDS encoding glycosyltransferase family 39 protein — protein: MGAEIEVRGSRDPWLLAVLAVTAALGLYQLDWGLPNGNNSWAADALGPLTVLSIARRSFGAWNSGWFYFKYPLGYPLLLLATYAPYLTWLKVTGQWEHPQSAYPYGFADPEAALYALAMLGRGLSVLLTLGTVACVYGMGRRLLGRSAGILAAWFTATAYPVIYYAHTTNLDAAYLFWLTLGLWATIVATEESKRRWAFVVVGIAAAMAMATKEQGYALLLAYAALIAVYAWRAQPASTALWVRAWRSVWNTGTRTGLAAAVITMALASNVMVNPQGAVNRFLNLAGREVPGVTARFTPVEFALFKGAAKEWQYLRQAGDALESSLGLPLLAVALAGLAFVAVARPRARLRLLLPVVAYYFVSLRTHDLIMLRYTLPLQMLLAVSAAALCAAVVAARPRSGGVVVAALMALALARGIELDLLLSRDSRYAAETWIAARRFSPASIETYQKPVYLPRLDGLGTTIALRDRSLEGIAARRPAAVILSSAARKGITHRWNPDWRQGNTLLVESPPAAALLSALEEERLPYRRLAQFSQTPMLLRVRITSLCPTISVYGRVDS
- a CDS encoding MBOAT family protein, which produces MLFNSIHFLLFLPIVLLGVAVLPARWRNPFLLVASYYFYGSWDWRFLSLIFLTTTVDYTVGHLMYDTRDPGRRKIILTVAICINLGILGIFKYFNFFVQSAMTALNAVGLHASPWTLSIILPVGISFYTFQSMSYAIDIYRREMEPARHFWDFALYVAYFPQLVAGPIERATHLLPQILQPRPVTAERVNIGLMLMMLGFAKKVLIADTVADDVDRIFADPASRSAGELLRGAYLFAFQIYGDFSGYSDIARGVSELFGVRLMINFNQPYLSQSITEFWRRWHISLSAWLRDYLYVPLGGNRLGEWRTYRNLMLTMLIGGLWHGANWTFVVWGGLNGLYLAVERRLGIGRVVEPLHARPLLRFVQQVALVIVTFHLVTLTWVFFRAASVDIAFAYVLGVFSGSDLTAVGILPFVVGAAVLLIDVPQYLTHDHVVFLRLPWWVQSPAYATACLALILYGGKEVPFIYFQF